One region of uncultured Methanolobus sp. genomic DNA includes:
- a CDS encoding toll/interleukin-1 receptor domain-containing protein, protein MTTDHKIPKEIDRYFATLSKIYEHDGSEKLQRLVVNAKISVQAEWSYRFEFNEDFFGHAVYLHLPASLYATSFVKKEELQNKLRDDLNSIQHVKNEYIDEVFLEMDVPEEVDWRKESQVQLDKKITVSPIDERRIWNNGTFKLFLSHKSEVKKETGTLKEILKMYGISCFVAHEDIEPTNEWQEEIEKALASMDGFVALLTENFHESNWTDQEVGFAFGRGIPIIALKLERDPYGFIGKFQALSCTWESAATKIVSILIKYEKMIDAYVNAVKDCENFDSANALFKIMENITSLSEKQISTLISAFNDNEQIKHSYGFSGRRSRSNPYGSNSYNNETGLVYHLNRLSDKQYEYAKIEEKITIDNQEHSMHVMKIREKQ, encoded by the coding sequence ATGACAACAGACCATAAAATTCCAAAGGAGATTGATCGATACTTTGCCACTCTCTCCAAAATATATGAACATGATGGTTCAGAAAAACTTCAAAGACTAGTTGTTAACGCTAAAATAAGTGTGCAGGCAGAGTGGAGTTATAGATTTGAATTTAATGAAGATTTTTTTGGTCATGCTGTTTACTTGCATTTACCCGCCTCATTGTACGCAACTTCTTTTGTTAAAAAAGAAGAATTACAGAATAAACTGAGAGATGACTTGAATTCAATCCAACACGTCAAAAATGAGTATATTGATGAAGTTTTTTTAGAAATGGATGTTCCAGAAGAAGTTGATTGGAGAAAAGAGTCACAGGTACAGTTAGACAAAAAAATAACAGTTTCACCCATAGATGAAAGACGTATATGGAACAATGGTACATTTAAGTTGTTCCTTAGTCACAAAAGTGAAGTGAAAAAAGAAACCGGAACACTAAAAGAAATTTTAAAAATGTATGGGATTTCATGTTTTGTAGCACATGAAGATATAGAACCAACAAATGAGTGGCAGGAAGAAATAGAAAAGGCTCTTGCATCAATGGATGGATTCGTTGCTTTACTGACAGAAAACTTTCATGAAAGCAATTGGACAGATCAGGAAGTAGGTTTTGCTTTTGGCAGAGGAATTCCTATCATCGCCCTGAAACTTGAAAGGGACCCATATGGATTTATTGGCAAATTTCAGGCATTATCTTGTACTTGGGAATCTGCTGCCACAAAAATTGTCAGTATATTAATAAAATATGAAAAAATGATAGATGCTTATGTCAATGCAGTAAAAGACTGTGAGAATTTCGATAGCGCAAATGCTCTTTTTAAAATAATGGAAAACATTACAAGTCTTTCTGAAAAGCAAATTTCCACCTTAATATCCGCTTTTAATGACAATGAACAAATAAAGCATAGCTATGGATTTAGTGGAAGAAGATCACGTAGCAACCCGTATGGCTCAAATTCATACAACAATGAAACTGGACTTGTTTATCACTTGAATAGACTGAGTGACAAACAGTACGAATATGCAAAAATAGAAGAGAAGATTACAATTGATAATCAGGAACATTCTATGCATGTAATGAAGATTCGAGAAAAACAGTAA
- a CDS encoding PKD domain-containing protein: protein MTLFMGTASAVAAADPEPTVSVDVSGPYSMNMGNELTLYTTVTITDLPSEWYDVYSDPDQYVMATGGFQWDLSGDGVYDNTELDVIDIRLNESTVTLIMESEIKTGYFANHETGVYDIEVLAIVSIEGGLDGENEGSLIMFETGEMYDATTIEVINPIIADAGGPYSGMTGSPVAFDGSGSRDTRELTPASIGINMVPVSEYGIRSHEWDFDGDGEYDDARGANALYVFTEPGTYKVSLKVTSWDGIVDIDNATVEIGAANPLVIDIGGPYSGIAGNPVTLDATGSHDTRQFLHPESASIFMIAKASPVIGIEYYLWDLNNDGTYDDAQGSVVQHTFATTGSHQVGLKIISYDGFEKTDCTTVEIKGSSSNEVPEFPTIALPIAAIIGLAFVMQRRKD from the coding sequence TTGACACTTTTTATGGGAACTGCTTCTGCAGTGGCAGCAGCCGACCCGGAACCAACTGTGTCCGTAGATGTCAGTGGACCATATTCAATGAACATGGGAAATGAACTTACACTCTATACTACTGTTACTATTACAGATCTGCCTTCTGAATGGTACGATGTTTACAGCGATCCGGATCAGTACGTAATGGCCACAGGAGGATTTCAGTGGGATCTTAGTGGAGATGGAGTATATGACAATACAGAACTGGATGTAATTGATATTAGACTGAATGAAAGTACAGTAACCCTGATTATGGAAAGTGAGATCAAGACTGGCTACTTTGCAAATCATGAAACAGGAGTATATGATATAGAGGTATTGGCAATCGTTTCCATAGAAGGTGGACTTGATGGAGAGAATGAAGGTTCACTTATAATGTTTGAAACTGGTGAAATGTACGATGCCACAACAATAGAAGTTATAAATCCAATCATTGCTGATGCAGGCGGCCCATATTCAGGAATGACAGGTTCACCAGTTGCCTTTGATGGAAGTGGAAGCCGTGACACAAGAGAACTGACACCAGCATCAATAGGAATAAATATGGTTCCAGTATCCGAATACGGAATAAGAAGTCATGAATGGGACTTTGACGGAGATGGAGAATATGATGATGCAAGAGGTGCCAATGCACTATATGTTTTCACAGAACCCGGAACATACAAGGTAAGTCTTAAAGTCACAAGTTGGGACGGAATTGTAGATATAGATAATGCAACTGTTGAGATCGGAGCTGCCAACCCTCTGGTAATAGACATTGGAGGACCATACTCCGGAATTGCAGGAAACCCTGTAACCCTTGATGCAACAGGAAGTCATGATACCAGACAATTCTTGCACCCTGAAAGTGCATCGATATTCATGATTGCAAAAGCATCACCTGTGATTGGAATTGAATATTACCTATGGGATCTTAACAATGATGGTACATACGACGATGCTCAGGGAAGTGTAGTTCAACATACCTTTGCTACAACTGGGAGTCATCAGGTAGGTTTGAAAATTATAAGCTATGATGGTTTTGAAAAGACTGATTGTACAACTGTAGAGATTAAAGGATCATCAAGCAATGAAGTTCCTGAATTCCCTACAATTGCACTCCCAATAGCAGCAATCATAGGACTTGCATTCGTCATGCAGAGAAGAAAAGACTAA
- a CDS encoding NAD(P)/FAD-dependent oxidoreductase, translating into MDADIIVIGASPAGVMAARNASAKGCKVILLDKKEAVGVPTHPANTFFKGMFDRTGEEVDQSYVIKNLKGAYIIAPSGKNVIFEGDAYFLDRKKFDEFYVKQVKDTGADVRFGIEVLNVLRTDGGFIVSTSKGKIKCKLVIVSDGINSRVAALLGMKPIKHTQDIAWSLEAEIEAEGIGEPDYFEYYVGNHAPGWKSTYSPCGGNRATLGMYVRRHGTDVSDYFDAWLEKFKELKSLDAVKIISKSVGGDPIVAIPGELVADGVMIVGGSAAQSGIGYGMHAGQMCGDVAADAISKGNTSKSFLFEYRKRWNAAYRTEYYLGRFAMETLRKMTDKEIDGMMEVFEGEDLKVLSGSPFNQALQVSKMILKNNPSSIFSYRAIFRNK; encoded by the coding sequence ATGGATGCAGATATCATAGTAATTGGAGCTTCCCCTGCGGGAGTCATGGCAGCCAGGAATGCATCGGCAAAAGGCTGCAAGGTCATACTTCTCGACAAAAAGGAAGCTGTGGGTGTACCCACTCATCCTGCAAACACATTTTTCAAAGGAATGTTTGACAGGACAGGAGAAGAAGTAGACCAGAGTTATGTAATTAAGAACCTCAAAGGCGCCTATATCATCGCACCTTCCGGGAAGAATGTAATTTTTGAAGGCGATGCCTATTTCCTTGACAGGAAGAAATTCGATGAATTCTATGTTAAGCAAGTCAAAGATACAGGCGCAGACGTTCGCTTCGGTATTGAAGTTCTCAATGTTCTCAGGACTGATGGAGGCTTCATTGTAAGCACATCAAAAGGCAAGATAAAATGCAAACTTGTCATTGTCTCCGATGGAATAAACTCAAGGGTTGCCGCACTTCTTGGAATGAAGCCGATCAAGCATACTCAGGATATTGCCTGGTCCCTTGAAGCTGAGATCGAAGCTGAAGGAATAGGTGAACCGGATTACTTTGAATATTATGTAGGTAACCATGCCCCTGGGTGGAAGTCCACGTACTCTCCATGTGGAGGCAACAGAGCCACACTTGGAATGTATGTACGCAGACATGGTACTGATGTTTCTGATTATTTTGATGCATGGCTTGAAAAGTTCAAGGAACTTAAAAGTCTGGATGCTGTGAAGATCATAAGCAAATCTGTCGGCGGTGACCCGATTGTTGCAATTCCGGGTGAACTTGTAGCTGATGGTGTAATGATAGTCGGAGGTTCAGCAGCACAATCAGGAATTGGCTATGGAATGCATGCCGGGCAGATGTGCGGTGATGTTGCAGCCGATGCAATATCAAAAGGCAATACTTCAAAGAGCTTCCTGTTCGAATACAGGAAACGCTGGAATGCAGCTTACAGGACAGAATACTATCTTGGAAGGTTCGCCATGGAGACTCTCAGGAAGATGACTGACAAAGAGATCGATGGGATGATGGAAGTCTTTGAAGGAGAAGATCTGAAAGTTCTTAGCGGAAGTCCTTTCAATCAGGCATTACAGGTATCAAAAATGATACTGAAGAATAATCCCTCTTCCATATTTTCATACAGGGCCATTTTCAGGAACAAGTAG
- a CDS encoding cysteine desulfurase, protein MIDTKKDFPILEKKVYGEGLVYLDNAATSQKPACVIDAISELYRSDYSNIHRGVHYLSEVSSEKYEAARKKVGDFIGARDPGEVAFTAGTTDSINQVACSLKSMLAGNEVLITGVEHHSNIVPWQMAGATLRTIPMDKGCNVLTDQMEITDRTKLVAINHVSNVLGSVNNIKEITDIAKDHGVPVLVDAAQSVQHMSVDVKDIDCDFLVFSGHKMYASTGVGVLYASERFSDLVPARGGGGMVDKVTLKKTSYLEPPLRYEAGTPNIAGAISMGAAIGYMQEIGMSKIKKHEHEVYSYARERLLEIDGVTVYGNTDDMCGAISFNLDGVHHYDAGLIMDKMGIAVRTGHHCAQPLMRSLGVEGTVRASFALYNTKEDADMLVEGIEKVRMIHS, encoded by the coding sequence ATGATAGATACAAAAAAGGATTTTCCGATACTTGAAAAAAAGGTCTATGGAGAGGGACTTGTTTATCTTGATAACGCTGCCACATCCCAAAAACCAGCCTGCGTTATCGATGCCATCTCTGAGCTCTACAGGTCGGATTACAGCAATATCCACAGGGGAGTTCACTACCTGAGTGAAGTTTCAAGTGAGAAATATGAGGCGGCGAGGAAGAAAGTAGGTGATTTCATCGGTGCCCGTGATCCGGGTGAAGTGGCATTCACTGCCGGTACGACTGATTCCATCAATCAGGTTGCATGTTCGTTAAAGTCGATGCTAGCGGGGAATGAGGTTCTGATTACTGGTGTGGAACATCACTCAAACATAGTACCCTGGCAGATGGCAGGAGCCACATTAAGAACAATTCCCATGGATAAAGGTTGCAATGTACTGACCGACCAGATGGAGATTACTGACAGAACGAAATTAGTAGCAATAAACCATGTTTCCAATGTCCTTGGTTCTGTTAATAACATTAAAGAAATCACTGATATTGCAAAAGACCACGGAGTTCCGGTTCTTGTAGACGCAGCCCAGTCTGTTCAGCATATGTCTGTAGATGTAAAGGATATTGATTGTGATTTTCTTGTTTTCTCAGGCCATAAGATGTATGCGTCTACCGGTGTGGGAGTACTGTACGCCAGCGAACGTTTCAGCGATCTTGTGCCCGCAAGAGGCGGTGGGGGAATGGTCGACAAAGTTACCCTCAAAAAGACCAGTTATCTGGAGCCTCCTCTGAGATATGAGGCAGGCACACCGAATATCGCAGGAGCCATAAGCATGGGTGCAGCGATAGGCTATATGCAGGAAATTGGCATGAGTAAGATAAAAAAACACGAGCATGAGGTGTATTCTTATGCAAGGGAAAGGCTGCTTGAAATAGACGGTGTGACAGTCTATGGAAACACCGATGATATGTGCGGAGCTATCTCATTCAATCTGGATGGTGTCCATCACTATGATGCCGGTCTGATTATGGATAAGATGGGAATCGCTGTCAGAACTGGTCATCACTGCGCCCAGCCGTTGATGCGGTCTCTGGGTGTTGAAGGTACCGTGAGGGCAAGTTTTGCGTTGTACAATACAAAGGAAGATGCAGATATGCTGGTTGAAGGCATAGAGAAAGTCAGGATGATACACTCATGA
- a CDS encoding SufE family protein has product MSDTVQDEIIKEFQGLEWFDKYELLISSAKEVETMAGEFRTEENAISGCQSKVWIRSYTNGGRLHFEYDSDAMITKGIISLVLRVLNGRSAQEILDTDLYFIEEIGLKSNLSPARADGLASIIRRIREIAEGKVHPSLN; this is encoded by the coding sequence ATGAGTGATACTGTTCAGGACGAGATCATAAAGGAGTTTCAGGGACTTGAGTGGTTTGACAAGTATGAACTCCTGATATCCTCGGCTAAAGAGGTTGAGACCATGGCCGGAGAGTTCAGAACCGAGGAGAACGCCATAAGTGGCTGCCAGTCAAAGGTCTGGATTAGGAGTTATACCAATGGTGGCAGACTGCATTTCGAGTATGACAGCGATGCCATGATAACCAAAGGGATAATTTCTCTTGTACTCAGGGTGCTGAATGGGCGTTCTGCTCAGGAGATTCTTGACACTGATCTGTATTTCATTGAAGAGATTGGTCTGAAGTCTAATCTGTCTCCGGCGAGAGCTGATGGATTGGCTTCGATTATTCGGAGGATTCGGGAGATTGCTGAGGGGAAGGTTCACCCCTCACTTAATTGA
- the egtD gene encoding L-histidine N(alpha)-methyltransferase codes for MIIQNFMPKKGESSVRDKLLAGLRSDPKTIPSMFFYDHRGSELFEQITGLEEYYPPKIEIPLLASTARKLEHELNDCDIVELGSGDCSKISVFLDEVSEDIRATMAYYPVDVCKEAIEKSACNLHAIYPEMEIHGITADFLEHMEKIPGDRKRFFCFFGSTIGNLSEAKSMEFMGNLGEVMNANDRLILGMDMVKDIDVIEKAYNDDKGITAEFNKNILKVTNDNLGTNFDSGDFEHVSFFNREYSRIEMHLRAKRDLVIKIPVTNEKITIRKGEMIHTEYSHKYTEDDIAKLADAAGLDVEEIFTDDRKWFSLVEMVKR; via the coding sequence ATGATAATTCAGAATTTCATGCCAAAGAAAGGAGAAAGTTCTGTCAGGGATAAGTTGCTGGCAGGTCTGCGTTCCGATCCCAAAACAATTCCTTCCATGTTCTTTTATGACCATCGCGGTTCGGAGTTGTTCGAGCAGATCACCGGACTGGAGGAATACTATCCTCCTAAGATTGAAATTCCCCTTCTTGCATCTACTGCCAGGAAACTGGAACATGAGCTTAATGATTGTGATATTGTAGAACTTGGAAGTGGTGATTGTTCTAAGATATCAGTGTTCCTTGATGAAGTGTCGGAAGATATTCGTGCTACTATGGCCTACTATCCTGTAGATGTCTGTAAGGAGGCTATTGAGAAATCCGCATGTAATCTTCATGCAATATATCCTGAAATGGAGATACATGGAATCACTGCTGATTTCCTTGAGCATATGGAAAAGATCCCTGGTGACAGGAAGAGATTCTTCTGCTTTTTCGGGAGTACAATAGGTAATCTTAGTGAGGCAAAGTCGATGGAGTTCATGGGAAACCTCGGTGAAGTAATGAATGCTAATGACCGTCTGATCCTGGGAATGGATATGGTGAAGGATATCGATGTTATTGAAAAGGCCTATAATGATGATAAGGGAATTACTGCCGAATTCAACAAGAATATACTGAAGGTCACAAACGATAATCTGGGAACTAACTTTGATTCCGGTGATTTTGAGCACGTGTCTTTTTTCAACAGGGAATATTCACGTATTGAAATGCATCTGAGGGCGAAGAGGGATCTTGTGATAAAGATCCCTGTGACAAATGAAAAGATTACAATCAGGAAAGGTGAGATGATCCATACCGAGTACTCCCACAAATATACTGAGGATGACATTGCGAAACTGGCAGATGCTGCCGGGCTTGATGTGGAGGAGATCTTTACCGATGACCGGAAATGGTTCTCACTTGTGGAAATGGTGAAAAGATGA
- a CDS encoding rhodanese-like domain-containing protein yields MNKCSFMGVILTDELLANIDKCKLIDIRSVDAYNGWKENGEAKGGHIKGAKSLPYKWLHYIDWIEIVRNKGILPEDSLVIYGYDQEQVEEVAGQFEKAGYPDVTFFNSFSEWMGRDLPMEHLERYRQLVSAGWLNQLITTGGAAKFNNNEFVVCHVHYRNPSDYDEGHIPGAISMDTNSLESTETWNRRSPEELKEALENAGITHDTTVIVYGRFSFPNNDDQFPGSSAGHLGAMRAAFIMLYAGVKDVRILNGGLQSWMDSGYEITKVPTVNASVSFGVDIPQKPEIVVDLEGAKDILSSPENNLVCVRSWSEYIGEVSGYNYIEKKGRIPGAVFGDCGSDAYHMENYRNLDHTMREYHEVAEGWKKSGITPDKRNAFYCGTGWRGSEAFFNAWLMGWDKAAVFDGGWFEWSNNDLPFETGVPE; encoded by the coding sequence TTGAACAAATGTAGCTTCATGGGAGTTATTTTAACTGATGAGCTATTGGCAAATATCGATAAGTGTAAGCTGATAGACATAAGGTCTGTTGATGCTTATAATGGCTGGAAGGAGAATGGGGAAGCAAAAGGTGGCCACATTAAAGGTGCAAAGTCGCTGCCCTACAAATGGTTACACTATATCGACTGGATAGAGATAGTCAGGAACAAAGGTATTCTGCCGGAAGATTCCCTTGTGATCTATGGGTATGATCAGGAACAGGTAGAAGAGGTTGCAGGACAGTTTGAAAAGGCTGGTTATCCTGATGTAACGTTTTTCAACTCATTTTCCGAGTGGATGGGGAGGGACCTGCCAATGGAGCATCTTGAAAGATACAGGCAGCTCGTTTCAGCAGGATGGTTAAACCAGTTGATCACCACGGGGGGTGCTGCGAAATTCAACAACAACGAGTTCGTAGTGTGTCATGTCCACTACAGGAATCCTTCGGACTATGATGAAGGACACATTCCAGGAGCAATATCCATGGATACTAATTCTCTTGAATCTACGGAGACATGGAACCGTCGTTCTCCTGAAGAATTGAAGGAAGCCTTGGAAAATGCAGGCATAACTCATGATACCACCGTGATAGTTTACGGAAGATTTTCATTTCCAAATAATGATGACCAATTCCCCGGGAGCAGTGCAGGTCACCTTGGCGCGATGAGGGCTGCGTTCATAATGCTCTATGCCGGTGTAAAGGATGTCCGGATACTTAATGGTGGTCTGCAGTCATGGATGGATTCCGGCTATGAGATTACTAAAGTTCCAACTGTAAATGCCAGTGTTTCTTTCGGAGTCGATATTCCTCAGAAACCTGAGATTGTTGTTGACCTTGAGGGAGCTAAAGATATCCTTTCCTCTCCTGAAAATAATCTGGTCTGTGTCAGGAGCTGGAGTGAATACATTGGGGAGGTGAGCGGTTACAACTACATCGAGAAGAAGGGCCGAATTCCGGGGGCAGTGTTCGGTGACTGTGGTTCGGATGCGTATCATATGGAGAACTACAGGAATCTTGACCATACAATGCGTGAATACCACGAGGTTGCAGAAGGTTGGAAAAAATCAGGTATTACTCCGGATAAGCGCAATGCTTTCTACTGTGGGACTGGCTGGAGGGGCAGTGAAGCATTTTTCAACGCATGGCTGATGGGCTGGGATAAGGCAGCTGTTTTTGATGGTGGATGGTTTGAGTGGAGTAATAATGACCTTCCATTTGAGACTGGGGTGCCGGAGTGA
- a CDS encoding UbiA family prenyltransferase, whose amino-acid sequence MVSTSGSKTRNPYLEMLRPEISDMDLALPAASALLASYLTIGALPDPIMFIIAVIGGYAAITSSYVYNDCCDIDIDTINLPDRPLVANKLTRDQAMKYAGFLFLVASAAALYLNPESFVVLVIAVVTISIYSKLAKRMTFLSFVPVGIAYGLVPIGIWLAFDPAGFLKTPDYGSILPLPAIFLGLMMCFTDWGFTLSGVARDVEGDRARGAPTFPVTFGIPATSKFVTFMWTVGVIASIAIGFTAEIGPIYFAGALLAGGWMLIQSFDFIKNPTEQRGGRLFLQGSRYRGIMFGSLILDVILCTLVPAYSGILW is encoded by the coding sequence TTGGTTTCGACTTCAGGCTCTAAAACACGAAATCCTTATCTTGAGATGTTAAGGCCGGAAATTTCTGACATGGATCTTGCCCTGCCTGCAGCCAGTGCTTTACTGGCATCATATCTCACAATAGGGGCTCTGCCGGACCCAATAATGTTCATTATCGCTGTGATAGGCGGCTATGCAGCTATCACCAGTTCCTACGTTTACAATGATTGCTGTGATATCGATATCGACACGATCAACCTGCCTGACCGTCCGCTAGTAGCTAATAAGCTCACGCGGGACCAGGCGATGAAATATGCAGGATTCCTGTTTTTGGTTGCCAGTGCAGCAGCCCTTTACCTGAATCCTGAATCATTTGTGGTTCTTGTAATTGCTGTTGTGACCATCAGTATATACTCAAAGCTCGCAAAAAGAATGACATTCCTGAGTTTTGTTCCGGTGGGAATAGCATACGGGCTTGTGCCCATAGGTATATGGCTTGCCTTTGATCCCGCAGGATTTTTAAAAACACCAGATTACGGTTCAATACTCCCACTACCTGCAATCTTCCTTGGCCTTATGATGTGTTTCACTGACTGGGGATTTACACTCTCCGGTGTGGCAAGGGATGTAGAAGGCGACAGGGCCAGAGGAGCACCAACATTTCCGGTGACATTCGGTATTCCTGCAACATCAAAATTCGTTACTTTCATGTGGACTGTAGGTGTTATAGCTTCCATAGCTATCGGATTTACAGCAGAGATCGGTCCCATCTACTTTGCAGGTGCATTACTTGCAGGCGGGTGGATGCTAATCCAGTCATTTGATTTCATAAAGAATCCGACAGAGCAGCGTGGGGGAAGACTTTTCCTTCAGGGCTCCAGATATAGAGGAATAATGTTTGGTTCCCTCATACTTGATGTAATACTTTGCACACTCGTACCGGCATATTCCGGTATCCTGTGGTAA
- the tgtA gene encoding tRNA guanosine(15) transglycosylase TgtA, whose protein sequence is MSQFDITHKDAAGRIGKLITPHGVVETPTVMPVINPNIQTIKPSEMKDFGAEILITNSYIIYRKDELREKALKDGLHALLDYDGPIMTDSGSFQLSVYGEVEVTNKEIIDFQQKIGTDIGVPLDIPTHPDVTHEKAKEDMDITIERLKEARGLVKEGGMLLAGPVQGATYKDLREECARELSDVGFDVYPFGAVVPLMESYRYADLVDVIASAKKGLDPVAPVHLFGAGHPMMFALAVAMGCDLFDSAAYALYAKDRRYITSRGTYHVDKLKYLPCSCPVCVAHTAEELKKAHNCTELLARHNLYVTFEEVREVKQAIWEGNLLELVEQRCRSHPRMLEALKQMYTYSPWLEECDPSSKSTFFYCGPESAKRPEVLRFNKQLERLTIKGSVLIRPYPTKKDKEYDTVMVFKPPFGSYPHDLAEVYPFNAEVVRTPDYESLETAFLNTIKLIELNPEANYTFFMKESFEHPLVEKLGGMDNVTVVPPKSDRL, encoded by the coding sequence CACAAGGATGCAGCAGGGCGTATCGGGAAACTCATAACGCCACACGGAGTGGTGGAAACTCCTACCGTAATGCCTGTTATCAATCCGAATATCCAGACCATAAAACCTTCTGAAATGAAGGATTTTGGCGCTGAGATACTTATCACAAATTCATATATTATCTACCGTAAGGATGAGCTAAGAGAAAAAGCTCTCAAAGATGGTCTGCATGCATTACTCGATTATGACGGACCGATCATGACCGATTCCGGCTCATTCCAGCTTTCTGTTTATGGTGAGGTAGAAGTTACAAACAAGGAGATAATTGATTTTCAGCAGAAAATTGGAACAGACATCGGTGTCCCTCTGGATATTCCTACACACCCCGATGTTACTCATGAGAAAGCAAAGGAAGATATGGACATCACAATAGAGCGCCTGAAGGAAGCAAGAGGACTTGTTAAAGAGGGAGGTATGCTTCTCGCCGGCCCGGTACAGGGTGCCACATATAAAGATCTCCGTGAAGAATGTGCACGTGAGCTTTCAGACGTAGGTTTTGATGTTTATCCATTTGGCGCAGTGGTGCCACTCATGGAATCCTACCGCTATGCAGACCTTGTTGATGTCATAGCATCTGCAAAGAAGGGACTTGACCCGGTAGCGCCAGTTCACCTTTTCGGTGCCGGACATCCAATGATGTTTGCCCTTGCTGTTGCAATGGGATGTGACCTTTTCGACTCGGCAGCCTATGCACTCTATGCAAAGGACAGGCGCTACATAACTTCGAGAGGTACATATCATGTGGATAAACTAAAGTATCTTCCATGTTCCTGTCCTGTATGTGTGGCACACACAGCAGAGGAGCTTAAAAAAGCCCACAACTGTACCGAACTTCTTGCAAGGCACAATCTTTATGTTACGTTTGAGGAGGTGCGAGAGGTTAAGCAGGCCATATGGGAAGGCAACCTCCTGGAGCTTGTAGAACAGCGCTGCCGCTCACATCCGAGAATGCTGGAAGCTTTAAAGCAGATGTACACTTATTCTCCGTGGCTGGAGGAGTGTGACCCATCATCAAAATCCACTTTCTTCTACTGCGGACCGGAATCTGCAAAGAGACCTGAAGTTCTTCGTTTCAACAAACAGCTTGAAAGGCTCACCATCAAAGGCTCAGTTCTTATCAGGCCATATCCTACAAAGAAGGATAAAGAGTATGATACTGTCATGGTGTTCAAACCGCCATTCGGCTCTTATCCGCATGATCTTGCAGAAGTTTATCCATTCAATGCAGAGGTTGTAAGGACACCTGATTATGAGTCTCTGGAAACTGCTTTTCTTAATACCATAAAGCTGATTGAGTTGAATCCAGAGGCAAACTACACTTTCTTTATGAAAGAAAGTTTCGAACATCCTCTGGTAGAGAAACTCGGTGGAATGGACAACGTTACAGTAGTTCCACCGAAGAGCGATCGACTGTGA